In one Umezawaea sp. Da 62-37 genomic region, the following are encoded:
- a CDS encoding SIS domain-containing protein codes for MTSETVTGSDYGNVVRDHLLKVEQHNASALDDVAELVLASVLADGMILTAGAGHSLAAVAETFYRAGGLACVRPVYHPELLPMHGAISSTAAERRTGLAAEVLADTGLAAHDVLFVFSTSGVNPYPVELAIQAVDAGCPVVAVTSVAASALAPRRAGTTLAEVATVVLDNVVPPGDATYPVDEPVTAAISTIATAFLWNLLMVRLFDKAAEQNVHLPLWRSANVEGGDAANADMLRHYQTRIPQLG; via the coding sequence ATGACGAGCGAGACCGTGACCGGATCCGACTACGGCAACGTCGTGCGCGACCACCTGCTGAAGGTGGAGCAGCACAACGCGTCGGCGCTCGACGACGTCGCCGAACTGGTCCTGGCCAGCGTCCTCGCGGACGGCATGATCCTCACAGCGGGCGCGGGCCACTCGCTGGCCGCGGTCGCCGAGACGTTCTACCGGGCGGGCGGCCTGGCCTGCGTGCGCCCCGTCTACCACCCCGAACTGCTGCCGATGCACGGCGCGATCAGCAGCACCGCGGCCGAACGCCGCACCGGACTGGCCGCGGAGGTGCTGGCCGACACCGGCCTGGCCGCGCACGACGTGCTGTTCGTGTTCTCCACCTCCGGGGTCAACCCCTACCCGGTCGAGTTGGCGATCCAGGCCGTCGACGCGGGCTGCCCGGTCGTCGCGGTCACGTCGGTCGCCGCCAGCGCCCTGGCCCCCCGCCGCGCGGGCACGACGCTCGCCGAGGTCGCGACCGTGGTGCTGGACAACGTGGTGCCGCCCGGCGACGCCACCTACCCGGTCGACGAGCCGGTCACCGCAGCCATCTCGACCATCGCCACCGCGTTCCTGTGGAACCTGCTCATGGTGCGGCTGTTCGACAAGGCCGCCGAGCAGAACGTGCACCTGCCGCTGTGGCGCAGCGCGAACGTCGAGGGCGGCGACGCGGCGAACGCGGACATGCTGCGCCACTACCAGACGCGGATCCCCCAGCTGGGCTGA
- a CDS encoding DeoR/GlpR family DNA-binding transcription regulator: protein MDGAKRHELILQSLRQGERVAVGELAELTGCSEMTIRRDLDTLEREGLLRRVRGAAVGMLTGEEVPYAARGKQRIEAKRRIALAVAELIDDGESIVVDGGSTTLEAAKLLTERRLTVLPLSLHVANALRGAERVRLVLPGGDLRPGELSFVGPLTEYAFQVMRFDTMVLGSCGLSVRNGVSSHDLQEGAVKKAAVTASARVIAAVDGSKFGRTAFGRVCGIEAIDVLVTDEDAPADEIAAVRDAGVEVRLV from the coding sequence ATGGATGGTGCGAAACGGCATGAGTTGATACTCCAGAGCCTGCGCCAGGGGGAACGGGTCGCGGTGGGGGAGCTCGCCGAGCTGACCGGCTGCTCGGAGATGACGATCCGGCGCGACCTGGACACGCTGGAGCGCGAGGGCCTGCTGCGCCGGGTGCGCGGCGCGGCGGTCGGGATGCTGACCGGCGAAGAGGTGCCCTACGCCGCGCGCGGCAAGCAGCGGATCGAGGCGAAGCGCCGCATCGCGCTCGCCGTCGCGGAGCTGATCGACGACGGCGAGAGCATCGTGGTCGACGGCGGCAGCACCACGCTGGAGGCGGCCAAGCTGCTGACCGAACGCCGTCTGACCGTCCTCCCGCTGTCCCTGCACGTCGCGAACGCCCTGCGCGGCGCCGAACGCGTCCGCCTGGTGCTGCCCGGTGGCGACCTGCGCCCCGGCGAGCTGTCGTTCGTCGGCCCGCTCACCGAGTACGCGTTCCAGGTCATGCGCTTCGACACCATGGTGCTCGGGAGCTGCGGGCTGAGCGTGCGCAACGGGGTCTCGTCGCACGACCTCCAGGAGGGTGCTGTGAAGAAGGCCGCCGTGACCGCTTCCGCGAGGGTGATCGCCGCTGTGGACGGGTCGAAGTTCGGGCGCACGGCGTTCGGGCGGGTCTGCGGGATCGAGGCCATCGACGTGCTGGTGACCGACGAGGACGCGCCTGCCGACGAGATCGCCGCCGTCCGCGACGCAGGGGTGGAGGTGCGCCTTGTCTGA
- a CDS encoding MFS transporter, with translation MSDPTSDTGSGTAVASRSKVARVSTALVFAVHAAVFAAWTPHIPEVKDRLGLNDGTLGLALLGAPVGSVIAMLAAGGAIARWGSRRVVLLTFVAYALVSPALGFVPAPVWLFVALAFWGGFQGALDVAMNSQGIAVEAAYRRPILSSFHAWWSAGAFVGVGIGALAVATGVDLRVQMIVFTVVLLLAAWPLTRGMFGDDRAVDEHKLGLPWRDRRVLLLGAVMFGGLLCEGAIGDWAAVYLRDTVGVPVGQVGLGYAVFAVMMFLGRVGGDGWVARFGPARVVGGLAAAGGIAFGVALVVGEFWLVLVGFGVFGLGIACVVPVVFSSAAAQSDAHAGQAIAGVATAGWAGFLLGPPLIGLVSHATSLQLALGVLPLCCLGIAVAARSLRPAG, from the coding sequence TTGTCTGACCCGACCTCGGACACGGGTTCCGGTACGGCGGTGGCCTCGCGGTCGAAGGTCGCGCGGGTCTCGACGGCGTTGGTGTTCGCGGTCCACGCGGCGGTGTTCGCCGCTTGGACCCCGCACATCCCGGAGGTGAAGGACCGGCTCGGCCTCAACGACGGCACGCTGGGGCTCGCGCTGCTCGGCGCCCCGGTCGGGTCGGTGATCGCGATGCTCGCCGCGGGCGGTGCGATCGCCCGGTGGGGCAGCAGGCGCGTGGTGCTGCTGACCTTCGTCGCGTACGCGCTGGTCTCGCCCGCGCTGGGGTTCGTGCCCGCGCCGGTGTGGCTGTTCGTCGCGCTGGCGTTCTGGGGCGGGTTCCAGGGTGCGCTGGACGTGGCGATGAACTCGCAGGGGATCGCGGTGGAGGCGGCCTACCGGCGGCCGATCCTGTCGAGCTTCCACGCCTGGTGGAGCGCGGGGGCGTTCGTGGGGGTGGGGATCGGGGCGCTGGCCGTGGCGACGGGGGTGGACCTGCGGGTGCAGATGATCGTGTTCACGGTGGTGCTGCTGCTGGCGGCGTGGCCGTTGACGCGGGGGATGTTCGGGGACGACCGGGCCGTGGACGAGCACAAGCTGGGGCTGCCGTGGCGGGACCGGCGGGTGCTGCTGCTGGGGGCGGTGATGTTCGGCGGGCTGCTGTGCGAGGGGGCGATCGGCGACTGGGCGGCGGTCTACCTGCGGGACACGGTCGGGGTGCCGGTGGGGCAGGTGGGGCTCGGGTACGCGGTGTTCGCGGTGATGATGTTCCTGGGACGTGTCGGCGGGGACGGGTGGGTGGCGCGGTTCGGGCCCGCCCGTGTGGTCGGGGGGTTGGCCGCCGCCGGCGGGATCGCGTTCGGGGTGGCGCTGGTGGTGGGGGAGTTCTGGCTGGTGCTGGTGGGTTTCGGGGTGTTCGGGCTCGGGATCGCCTGCGTGGTGCCGGTGGTGTTCAGCTCGGCGGCGGCGCAGTCGGACGCGCATGCCGGGCAGGCGATCGCCGGCGTGGCCACGGCCGGGTGGGCCGGTTTCCTGCTGGGGCCGCCGCTGATCGGGCTGGTGTCGCACGCGACGTCGTTGCAGTTGGCGTTGGGGGTGCTGCCGTTGTGCTGCCTGGGGATCGCGGTGGCCGCCCGGTCACTCCGACCAGCGGGCTAG
- a CDS encoding nucleotidyltransferase family protein: MSTAGVLLAAGAGRRFGSPKALIRHSGALFVETATETLRRAGCSPVVVVLGASAAEVRERARLPHALVLDNPDWATGMGSSLRVALAAAADTTADAVLVLPVDTPGVTTEAVLRLSALATPDALARASFHGEPGHPVLIGRDHWAGVLATSTGDAGARDYLRAHAVRLVPCEDVADGADVDRPEDLARWSE, encoded by the coding sequence ATGTCGACAGCCGGGGTCCTGCTCGCGGCGGGCGCGGGCAGGCGCTTCGGCTCGCCGAAAGCCCTGATCCGCCACAGCGGCGCGCTGTTCGTGGAGACCGCCACCGAGACCCTGCGACGAGCGGGCTGCTCCCCGGTGGTCGTCGTGCTGGGCGCGTCAGCCGCCGAGGTGCGCGAACGCGCCCGCCTGCCGCACGCCCTGGTCCTGGACAACCCCGACTGGGCCACCGGCATGGGCTCCTCCCTCCGAGTCGCCCTCGCCGCCGCCGCGGACACCACCGCCGACGCCGTCCTGGTGCTGCCGGTGGACACCCCCGGCGTCACCACCGAGGCCGTCCTGCGGCTGTCGGCCCTCGCCACCCCGGACGCCCTGGCCCGCGCCAGTTTCCACGGCGAACCTGGCCACCCCGTGCTGATCGGCCGGGACCACTGGGCGGGCGTCCTGGCGACCTCCACCGGCGACGCGGGCGCCCGCGACTACCTGCGCGCCCACGCCGTCCGGCTGGTGCCCTGCGAGGACGTCGCCGACGGCGCGGACGTGGACCGGCCGGAGGACCTAGCCCGCTGGTCGGAGTGA
- a CDS encoding alpha/beta hydrolase gives MVDHLNIPTPAGTFDAIAAGPETGRPVLLLHGFPQAASVWEHQVDVLGGQGYRAVAPDQRGYSPGVRPDGVANYGMGELVDDVLAIADELAWPVFDLVGHDWGAAVGWWTAADHPDRLRSLTAVSTPHPAALSAAIRTDEDQHARSAYMSEWRNSNTEQRMLDNDGEALRRIFDWKVLPSRVDEYVRRLSEPGAMTAALNWYRAGRAGGRIDKVSVPTMYVWSTEDAAFGSAAAFDTENWVTGPYHFQMVEDVSHWIPDEASELMTSLLLAHLSVR, from the coding sequence GTGGTCGACCACCTGAACATCCCCACTCCGGCAGGCACCTTCGACGCGATCGCGGCGGGTCCCGAGACCGGCCGACCGGTGCTGCTGCTGCACGGTTTCCCGCAGGCCGCGTCCGTCTGGGAGCACCAGGTCGACGTGCTCGGCGGCCAGGGCTACCGCGCCGTCGCGCCCGACCAGCGCGGCTACTCCCCCGGCGTGCGGCCCGACGGCGTGGCGAACTACGGGATGGGCGAACTCGTCGACGACGTCCTCGCCATCGCCGACGAACTCGCCTGGCCGGTGTTCGACCTGGTCGGCCACGACTGGGGTGCCGCGGTCGGCTGGTGGACCGCCGCCGACCACCCCGACCGGCTGCGCTCCCTCACCGCCGTCTCGACGCCGCACCCGGCCGCGCTGTCCGCGGCGATCCGCACCGACGAGGACCAGCACGCGCGGTCGGCGTACATGTCCGAGTGGCGCAACTCGAACACCGAGCAGCGGATGCTCGACAACGACGGCGAGGCGCTGCGCCGGATCTTCGACTGGAAGGTGCTCCCCAGCAGGGTCGACGAGTACGTGCGGCGGCTGTCCGAGCCGGGCGCGATGACGGCGGCGCTCAACTGGTACCGCGCCGGCCGCGCGGGCGGGCGGATCGACAAGGTGTCCGTGCCGACGATGTACGTGTGGAGCACCGAGGACGCCGCGTTCGGTTCGGCGGCGGCGTTCGACACCGAGAACTGGGTCACCGGGCCCTACCACTTCCAGATGGTCGAGGACGTCTCGCACTGGATCCCGGACGAGGCCTCGGAGTTGATGACGAGCCTGCTGCTGGCCCATCTCTCGGTGCGCTGA
- a CDS encoding alpha/beta fold hydrolase produces MEPQVDVLSPSADVRAVALVLHGGRSRGRGRVNRYQLAVLRMVPFGRALRAAGRDHGLEVRMLRYRVRGWNAPDLDPVRDAEWALAGIDEAHPGVPVVLVGHSMGGRTALRVAGHPSVVAVCALAPWIEPGEPYSQLAGRSLLIAHGDRERMTDPAQSYRYAVAARRVAKRVARFSVLGDGHAMLKRAGDWTRLVVDFVLGELGFEPQAPDIANAMRAADGLDVPLKTAP; encoded by the coding sequence ATGGAGCCCCAAGTCGACGTGCTGTCGCCGTCGGCCGACGTGCGCGCCGTGGCCCTCGTGCTGCACGGCGGTCGGTCGCGCGGCCGAGGCCGGGTGAACCGCTACCAGTTGGCCGTCCTGCGGATGGTGCCGTTCGGTCGCGCGTTGCGCGCGGCGGGGCGCGACCACGGGCTCGAGGTGCGGATGCTGCGCTACCGCGTGCGCGGCTGGAACGCCCCCGACCTGGACCCGGTCCGCGACGCCGAGTGGGCGCTCGCCGGGATCGACGAGGCGCACCCCGGCGTGCCGGTGGTGCTGGTCGGCCACTCGATGGGCGGCCGCACCGCGCTGCGCGTCGCGGGGCACCCGTCGGTGGTCGCGGTCTGCGCGCTGGCACCGTGGATCGAGCCCGGCGAGCCGTACTCGCAGCTCGCGGGCCGTTCGCTGCTGATCGCGCACGGCGACCGCGAGCGGATGACCGACCCCGCCCAGTCCTACCGGTACGCGGTGGCCGCCAGGCGGGTCGCGAAGCGGGTGGCCAGGTTCTCCGTGCTGGGCGACGGCCACGCGATGCTCAAGCGGGCCGGTGACTGGACCCGGCTGGTCGTGGACTTCGTGCTGGGTGAGCTCGGATTCGAACCGCAGGCACCGGACATCGCGAACGCAATGCGAGCGGCCGACGGTTTGGACGTCCCGCTCAAGACCGCACCCTGA
- a CDS encoding FAD-dependent oxidoreductase encodes MAQETGRRRVAVIGSGVSGLTAAYLLQRQHDVLLFEADDRLGGHAHTHELPTPDGRTAMVDSGFIVHNERTYPNLLRLFRELGVSTQDSEMSMSVRCDGCGLEYAGARRLPGLFAQPRNLAKPAYLRMLAEVTRFHRHARRLLAAPDTEDVTLGTFLAIGGYSRYFVDHFVVPVVSAVWSSGPGLSTRYPARYLFEFLANHGMLAIGGTPQWRTVVGGSRSYVERAVKGLTAVHVSTPVRSLVRTADGVELRDDADQRHVVDKVVVATHPDQALRLLGDATPAERAVLGAFTYSRNETWLHNDASVLPVSAGAKASWNLLKTSCREDSGPVVVSYHMNRLMRMVEPLDYVVTLNASDRIDERKAIAKMVYEHPVYTPESVAAQRRLPGLNTGVTAFAGAYQGWGFHEDGCASGVRAAESLGVRW; translated from the coding sequence GTGGCACAGGAAACCGGACGTCGACGCGTCGCCGTGATCGGCAGCGGGGTGTCCGGTCTGACCGCGGCCTACCTGCTCCAGCGGCAGCACGACGTGCTGCTGTTCGAGGCGGACGACCGGCTGGGCGGCCACGCGCACACCCACGAGCTGCCGACCCCGGACGGCCGCACCGCGATGGTCGACAGCGGGTTCATCGTCCACAACGAGCGGACCTACCCGAACCTGCTGCGGTTGTTCCGCGAGCTGGGGGTGTCCACGCAGGACTCCGAGATGTCGATGAGCGTGCGCTGCGACGGCTGCGGCCTGGAGTACGCGGGGGCCCGCAGGCTGCCCGGCCTGTTCGCCCAGCCGCGCAACCTGGCCAAGCCCGCCTACCTGCGGATGCTGGCCGAGGTGACCCGCTTCCACCGGCACGCCCGCAGGCTGCTCGCCGCGCCGGACACCGAGGACGTCACGCTCGGCACGTTCCTGGCCATCGGCGGCTACTCGCGCTACTTCGTCGACCACTTCGTGGTGCCGGTGGTGTCCGCGGTCTGGTCCTCGGGCCCCGGCCTGAGCACCCGCTACCCGGCGCGCTACCTGTTCGAGTTCCTGGCCAACCACGGGATGCTCGCCATCGGCGGCACCCCGCAGTGGCGCACGGTCGTCGGCGGCTCGCGCAGCTACGTGGAGCGCGCGGTCAAGGGCCTCACCGCCGTGCACGTGTCGACCCCGGTCCGCTCGCTGGTCCGCACCGCCGACGGCGTCGAGCTGCGCGACGACGCCGACCAGCGCCACGTGGTCGACAAGGTCGTCGTCGCCACGCACCCCGACCAGGCGCTGCGGCTGCTCGGCGATGCGACTCCCGCCGAACGGGCCGTGCTCGGCGCGTTCACCTACTCCCGCAACGAGACCTGGCTGCACAACGACGCGAGCGTGCTGCCGGTCAGCGCGGGCGCCAAGGCCTCGTGGAACCTGCTCAAGACCTCGTGCCGCGAGGACTCCGGCCCGGTCGTCGTGAGCTACCACATGAACCGGCTCATGCGGATGGTCGAACCGCTCGACTACGTCGTCACGCTCAACGCGTCCGACCGGATCGACGAGCGCAAGGCCATCGCGAAGATGGTCTACGAGCACCCGGTCTACACGCCGGAGTCCGTTGCCGCGCAACGACGTCTGCCCGGCCTCAACACCGGCGTGACCGCGTTCGCGGGCGCCTACCAGGGGTGGGGCTTCCACGAGGACGGCTGCGCGTCGGGCGTGCGGGCGGCGGAGAGCCTCGGGGTGCGCTGGTGA
- a CDS encoding DUF1365 domain-containing protein, producing the protein MVTALYEAEVSHTRRERIDRAFSHRVYLWLVDLDRLPRLPWWLRPFARFEARDHFGPHVGTSAERTGSIRGNLDRWLAERGVDLAGGRVLMLANARLLGHVFNPLSVYWCHRPDGSLACVVAEVHNTYGERHPYLLHTDPVGRAQVDKAFYVSPFLEMGGRYLMRLPEPGERLSVTIALRQDGKTPFTAGLHGTRTAATPANLARLLVRRPLMTLRVSTLIRAHGIALWLRRLPIIPRSSR; encoded by the coding sequence CTGGTGACGGCGCTCTACGAGGCCGAGGTCAGCCACACCCGGCGCGAGCGGATCGACCGCGCGTTCAGCCACCGGGTCTACCTCTGGCTGGTCGACCTCGACCGGCTGCCGCGGCTCCCGTGGTGGCTGCGGCCGTTCGCCCGCTTCGAGGCCCGCGACCACTTCGGACCGCACGTCGGCACGTCCGCCGAGCGGACCGGGTCCATCCGCGGGAACCTTGACCGGTGGCTTGCCGAACGGGGAGTCGACCTCGCGGGCGGGCGGGTCCTCATGCTCGCCAACGCCCGGCTGCTCGGCCACGTGTTCAACCCGCTGTCCGTCTACTGGTGCCACCGTCCCGACGGGTCGCTGGCGTGCGTCGTGGCCGAGGTCCACAACACCTACGGCGAGCGCCACCCGTACCTGCTCCACACCGATCCGGTCGGCCGCGCCCAGGTCGACAAGGCTTTCTACGTGTCGCCGTTCCTGGAGATGGGCGGCCGCTACCTCATGCGGCTGCCCGAGCCCGGTGAGCGGCTGTCGGTGACCATCGCCCTGCGGCAGGACGGGAAGACCCCGTTCACCGCGGGCCTGCACGGCACCCGGACCGCCGCCACACCCGCGAACCTGGCCCGCCTGCTGGTCCGCCGCCCGCTGATGACGCTCCGCGTCTCCACCCTCATCCGCGCCCACGGCATCGCGCTGTGGCTGCGCCGCCTGCCGATCATCCCCAGGAGTAGCCGATGA
- a CDS encoding cyclopropane-fatty-acyl-phospholipid synthase family protein → MSTIDVSVPRPNQGVWPGLRTPPNSPVKARIAEALFRRAVRSLPVRVVLPDGVRLGAGGPDAPVMRVHRPAAFFHRLGADAKIGFGEAYMVGDWSTTALADLLSAFAAKLTTLIPPKLQLMRRWVELRHPDSEVNSVEGARENIHRHYDLSNDLFATFLDETMSYSSALFEGTGDRDLVPGQLRKIDGVLDYAGVREGSRVLEIGTGWGALAVRAAQRGATVTSLTISAEQRKLAQERVAAAGLSDRVDIHLRDYREEHGEYDAVVSVEMIEAVGAEYWPTYFGVLDRVLVPGGRVGLQAITMPHDRMLASAQSYTWIHKYVFPGGLIPSVQAIDKTVREHTALREVSSRAFGLDYAETLRQWRETFLSRWNDINGFGFDDTFRRMWEFYLAYSEAGFRVGYLDVRQFAYVKS, encoded by the coding sequence ATGAGCACGATCGACGTCTCGGTGCCCCGCCCGAACCAGGGTGTGTGGCCGGGTCTGCGCACGCCCCCCAACTCCCCGGTCAAGGCGCGGATCGCCGAGGCGCTGTTCCGCCGCGCGGTCCGGTCGCTGCCGGTCCGCGTCGTGCTCCCCGACGGCGTGCGGCTCGGCGCGGGCGGCCCCGACGCGCCGGTCATGCGCGTCCACCGCCCCGCGGCCTTCTTCCACCGCCTCGGCGCGGACGCGAAGATCGGCTTCGGCGAGGCGTACATGGTGGGGGACTGGAGCACGACGGCGCTCGCCGACCTGCTCAGCGCGTTCGCCGCGAAGCTGACCACGCTGATCCCGCCGAAGCTGCAACTGATGCGCCGGTGGGTCGAGCTGCGCCACCCGGACTCCGAGGTGAACTCGGTCGAGGGCGCGCGGGAGAACATCCACCGCCACTACGACCTGTCGAACGACCTGTTCGCCACGTTCCTCGACGAGACCATGAGCTACTCCTCGGCCCTGTTCGAGGGCACCGGCGACCGCGACCTGGTGCCGGGCCAGCTCCGCAAGATCGACGGCGTCCTCGACTACGCCGGGGTCCGCGAGGGCAGCCGGGTGCTGGAGATCGGCACCGGCTGGGGCGCGCTGGCCGTGCGGGCCGCGCAGCGCGGCGCCACCGTGACGTCGCTGACCATCTCCGCCGAGCAGCGCAAGCTCGCCCAGGAGCGGGTCGCCGCGGCCGGGCTGTCCGACCGGGTCGACATCCACCTGCGCGACTACCGCGAGGAGCACGGGGAGTACGACGCCGTGGTCAGCGTGGAGATGATCGAGGCCGTCGGCGCCGAGTACTGGCCGACCTACTTCGGCGTGCTCGACCGGGTGCTCGTGCCCGGCGGTCGGGTCGGGTTGCAGGCCATCACGATGCCGCACGACCGGATGCTGGCCAGCGCGCAGAGCTACACGTGGATCCACAAGTACGTGTTCCCCGGCGGCCTGATCCCGTCCGTGCAGGCGATCGACAAGACCGTCCGCGAGCACACAGCGCTGCGCGAGGTGTCCTCCCGCGCGTTCGGCCTCGACTACGCCGAGACCCTGCGGCAGTGGCGCGAGACGTTCCTGAGCAGGTGGAACGACATCAACGGCTTCGGCTTCGACGACACGTTCCGGCGGATGTGGGAGTTCTACCTCGCCTACTCCGAGGCGGGGTTCCGGGTCGGCTACCTGGACGTCCGGCAGTTCGCATACGTGAAATCGTGA
- the shbA gene encoding RNA polymerase sigma factor ShbA: MVHPSSVRSGVDFGPGTDGEDTPVGRPHVRLITGSAAPVVSTQWLVEAELVDIVDQALVGNRRAVDQLLARIQPLVLRYCRARVGSRERTLVSADDIAQEVCLAVVSALSKYRYEPGSFLAFVYGIAAHKVADARRRAVRSRSEVVPELPDCPTLEAGPEQRAMNGETLEHVVQMLHRLPDRQREILVLRVAVGLTAEETAAAVGSTPGAVRVAQHRALARLREMLAAVDG, from the coding sequence ATGGTCCACCCATCGTCTGTGCGCAGTGGTGTCGACTTCGGCCCCGGCACGGACGGCGAAGACACCCCGGTCGGTCGGCCCCACGTCCGGTTGATCACGGGGTCCGCCGCTCCCGTCGTGAGCACCCAGTGGCTCGTCGAGGCGGAGCTGGTCGACATCGTCGACCAGGCCCTCGTGGGCAATCGAAGAGCGGTCGACCAGCTGCTGGCCAGGATCCAGCCGCTGGTGCTGCGCTACTGCCGCGCCCGCGTCGGCAGCCGCGAGCGCACGCTGGTCTCGGCCGACGACATCGCCCAGGAGGTCTGCCTGGCGGTGGTGTCCGCGCTGTCCAAGTACCGCTACGAGCCCGGCTCGTTCCTCGCCTTCGTGTACGGCATCGCGGCCCACAAGGTCGCCGACGCCCGCAGGCGGGCCGTGCGCAGCCGCTCGGAGGTCGTGCCGGAACTGCCCGACTGCCCCACGCTGGAGGCGGGTCCGGAGCAGCGCGCCATGAACGGCGAGACGCTGGAGCACGTCGTCCAGATGCTGCACCGCCTGCCCGACCGGCAGCGCGAGATCCTCGTGCTGCGCGTGGCCGTGGGCCTCACCGCCGAGGAGACGGCCGCCGCCGTCGGCTCCACGCCGGGCGCCGTCCGGGTCGCCCAGCACCGCGCGCTCGCCCGACTCCGCGAGATGTTGGCGGCGGTTGACGGTTAG